Proteins encoded together in one Variovorax paradoxus window:
- a CDS encoding CgeB family protein, whose product MKKKMNIAFFASSLVSAYWNGAATYYRGMVRALHERGHRVRFYEPDAFGRQQHRDMDDPDWAEVIVYPGEGDANARRMVEHARGADLVVKASGVGVFDALLEEAVLDLQGPGTRVVFWDVDAPATLDRLQANAADPFHALVPRYDMVLTYGGGEPVVQAYRRAGARDCIPIYNALDPSTHHPVGPDARFDADLGFLGNRLPDREARVEEFFLRAASLLPEQRFLLGGSGWSDKAMPSNVRYVGHVYTADHNAFNRTPMAVLNVSRDSMARYGFSPATRVFEAAGSAACLITDAWEGIELFLEPGKEVLVAADGQEVAAHVRELDAAGARRIGEAAYRRVLAEHTYAHRAAQLEALLEGRDAAQALEVA is encoded by the coding sequence ATGAAGAAAAAGATGAACATCGCCTTCTTTGCCTCCAGCCTCGTGTCGGCCTACTGGAACGGCGCCGCCACCTATTACCGCGGCATGGTTCGCGCGCTGCACGAGCGTGGCCATCGCGTGCGCTTCTACGAGCCCGATGCCTTCGGCCGTCAGCAGCACCGCGACATGGACGACCCCGACTGGGCGGAGGTCATCGTCTATCCGGGCGAGGGCGATGCCAATGCACGCCGCATGGTCGAGCATGCACGCGGCGCCGACCTGGTGGTCAAGGCCAGCGGCGTGGGCGTGTTCGATGCGCTGCTCGAAGAGGCCGTGCTCGACTTGCAGGGCCCGGGCACGCGCGTCGTGTTTTGGGACGTCGATGCGCCCGCCACGCTCGACCGGCTGCAGGCCAATGCGGCGGACCCTTTCCATGCGCTGGTGCCGCGCTACGACATGGTGCTGACCTACGGCGGCGGCGAGCCCGTGGTGCAGGCCTACCGCCGCGCCGGCGCGCGCGATTGCATTCCGATCTACAACGCGCTCGATCCCTCCACGCATCATCCGGTCGGGCCCGATGCACGCTTCGACGCAGACCTTGGCTTCCTTGGTAACCGCCTGCCGGACCGCGAGGCGCGCGTGGAAGAGTTCTTTCTGCGTGCCGCCAGCCTGCTGCCCGAGCAGCGCTTTCTGCTGGGCGGCAGCGGCTGGAGCGACAAGGCCATGCCGAGCAATGTGCGCTATGTCGGCCATGTGTATACCGCCGACCACAACGCATTCAACCGCACGCCCATGGCCGTGCTCAACGTGAGCCGAGACAGCATGGCGCGCTACGGTTTTTCGCCGGCCACCCGCGTGTTCGAGGCGGCCGGCTCCGCCGCCTGCCTGATCACCGATGCGTGGGAGGGCATAGAGCTTTTTCTCGAGCCCGGAAAGGAAGTGCTGGTGGCCGCCGACGGCCAAGAAGTGGCGGCGCATGTGCGCGAGCTCGATGCCGCTGGCGCGCGCCGCATCGGCGAGGCCGCCTACCGGCGCGTGCTGGCCGAGCACACCTATGCCCACCGCGCCGCCCAACTGGAGGCGCTGCTCGAAGGCCGTGATGCGGCACAGGCCCTGGAGGTTGCATGA
- a CDS encoding TIGR04290 family methyltransferase, with amino-acid sequence MHNHKQTAATAEQDPGRIRQQIEALGPWFHNLHLPGGVQTLPKHFLGGDFPNFKWQEIKPFVPEDLSGWRVLDVGCNAGFYSFELARRGASVLGIDVDAHYLAQARWAAGQLGLESQVEFREMQVYDLARSDETFDLVWFMGVFYHLRYPLLALDLLAERTRRIMMFQTLTMPGDSVYTETADCNIDDRTPLLESGWPRMAFIEHRLANDPTNWWAPNHAGVEAMLRSSGLRVEARPGHEIYLCVPDAQAQGARAIYGSQYESATGAIRGGG; translated from the coding sequence GTGCACAACCACAAACAGACCGCCGCAACCGCCGAGCAAGACCCCGGCCGCATCCGCCAGCAGATCGAGGCCCTCGGCCCCTGGTTTCACAACCTGCACCTGCCGGGCGGCGTGCAGACCCTGCCCAAGCACTTTCTGGGGGGGGACTTTCCCAACTTCAAGTGGCAGGAGATCAAGCCTTTCGTTCCCGAAGACCTCAGCGGATGGCGCGTGCTCGATGTCGGGTGCAACGCGGGCTTCTACAGCTTCGAGCTGGCCCGGCGCGGTGCGTCGGTGCTGGGCATCGATGTCGACGCGCACTACCTTGCGCAGGCTCGGTGGGCCGCCGGCCAGCTCGGGCTGGAGTCGCAGGTGGAGTTTCGCGAAATGCAGGTGTACGACCTGGCACGTTCCGACGAAACCTTCGACCTGGTCTGGTTCATGGGCGTTTTCTATCACCTGCGGTATCCGCTGCTCGCACTCGACCTGCTGGCCGAGCGCACGCGCCGCATCATGATGTTCCAGACGCTCACCATGCCGGGCGACTCCGTCTATACCGAAACGGCGGACTGCAACATCGACGACCGCACGCCGCTGCTCGAAAGCGGATGGCCGCGCATGGCCTTCATCGAGCACCGGCTCGCCAACGACCCGACCAACTGGTGGGCGCCCAACCATGCCGGCGTGGAGGCCATGCTGCGTTCCAGCGGGCTTCGCGTCGAGGCCCGGCCGGGGCATGAGATCTACCTGTGCGTGCCCGATGCACAGGCGCAGGGTGCCCGCGCCATCTATGGTTCGCAATACGAGTCGGCCACGGGAGCGATCCGTGGCGGCGGCTGA
- a CDS encoding CgeB family protein, which produces MSMQASPLKIVILGLSITSSWGNGHATTYRGLVRELVRRGHDVLFLERDVPWYAGHRDLPDPPFGRTVLYADLASLQRDHAAHVGEADLVIVGSFVPDGVAVGDWVQAEAPGRTAFYDIDTPVTLAALARGGTTYLEARQIAGYDMYLSFTGGPTLDRLEREFGSPAARMLYCSVDPELYYPEPVAQDCDLGYMGTYSDDRQPTLEALLLSPARQWVQGRFEVAGAQYPGSIEWPANVRYTAHLPPALHRGFYNRQRFTLNVTRADMIQAGWSPSVRIFEAAACGTPIISDRWDGIESLLAPGEEIFLADSPGEVLRLLRELPEEERRAVGERARRRILSEHTAAHRAAELEGYARTLLQVRETA; this is translated from the coding sequence ATGAGCATGCAGGCTTCACCGCTCAAGATCGTCATCCTCGGGCTCTCGATCACTTCGTCGTGGGGCAACGGGCACGCCACCACCTACCGCGGCCTGGTGCGCGAACTGGTGCGGCGCGGCCACGACGTGCTGTTTCTCGAACGCGACGTGCCCTGGTATGCCGGGCACCGCGACCTGCCCGATCCGCCTTTCGGCCGCACCGTGCTGTACGCGGACCTTGCCAGCCTGCAGCGCGACCATGCAGCACACGTCGGCGAGGCTGACCTCGTGATCGTCGGCTCCTTCGTGCCCGACGGCGTGGCTGTCGGCGACTGGGTGCAGGCCGAGGCGCCGGGCCGAACTGCCTTCTACGACATCGACACGCCGGTGACGCTGGCCGCGCTCGCGCGCGGGGGCACGACCTACCTGGAGGCGCGGCAGATTGCGGGCTACGACATGTACCTGTCGTTCACAGGCGGCCCGACGCTCGACCGGCTGGAGCGCGAGTTCGGCTCGCCAGCGGCGCGCATGCTCTATTGCTCGGTCGATCCCGAGCTGTACTACCCCGAGCCCGTGGCGCAGGATTGCGATCTCGGCTACATGGGCACCTACAGCGACGACCGGCAGCCCACGCTCGAGGCGCTGCTGCTTTCACCCGCGCGGCAGTGGGTGCAAGGGCGCTTCGAAGTGGCCGGGGCGCAATACCCCGGCAGCATCGAATGGCCGGCGAACGTGCGCTACACAGCGCATCTGCCGCCGGCCCTGCACCGCGGCTTCTATAACCGGCAGCGCTTTACGCTGAACGTGACCCGCGCCGACATGATCCAGGCCGGCTGGTCGCCCAGCGTGCGAATCTTCGAAGCGGCAGCGTGCGGCACGCCGATCATCAGCGACCGCTGGGACGGCATCGAATCGCTGCTGGCGCCGGGCGAGGAGATCTTCCTGGCCGATTCACCCGGCGAGGTGCTGCGGCTCCTGCGCGAGCTGCCGGAGGAAGAGCGCCGCGCCGTGGGCGAGCGTGCTCGCCGGCGCATTCTCTCGGAGCACACCGCCGCTCACCGGGCCGCCGAGCTCGAAGGCTACGCACGCACGCTGCTGCAAGTGCGCGAGACGGCTTGA
- a CDS encoding histidine kinase dimerization/phospho-acceptor domain-containing protein: MKNSSGDRGQPAAWPALLTGACLAIAGLAGLGLAFRQKSRTARAAEEKLALHRARLARQALCAQRLEHDLRSPVGAMAVALELLRTSDDTDTQREALEVLERQVARMTSLTEQVHEFAQGLDD, encoded by the coding sequence ATGAAAAATTCATCGGGAGACAGGGGGCAGCCCGCGGCGTGGCCGGCGCTGCTGACCGGCGCTTGCCTTGCCATTGCGGGGCTCGCGGGGCTGGGACTCGCGTTTCGGCAGAAATCCCGCACCGCACGGGCTGCGGAAGAAAAGCTGGCGCTGCATCGAGCGCGCTTGGCTCGCCAGGCACTGTGCGCTCAGCGCCTTGAACACGATCTTCGAAGCCCGGTGGGCGCCATGGCCGTGGCCTTGGAGCTTTTGCGGACCTCCGACGACACCGACACCCAACGCGAAGCCCTGGAAGTGCTGGAGCGGCAGGTCGCGCGTATGACGTCTCTGACAGAGCAAGTGCACGAATTCGCACAGGGCTTGGACGATTGA
- a CDS encoding DUF1003 domain-containing protein codes for MAAAEPATEGQASEAPVAGVVDRNIAALVRRRQQQKISTGLQDRIADAITRFAGSMKFVYLHLLIYGGWIVINLGWVPMVRAFDPTFVVLAMVASVEAIFISTFVMISQNRMAALADQRADLDLQISLLGEHEITKVITLVTEIAKRMDIPAAHDPELDELRENVSPERVLDRIERPSKEPGQPEG; via the coding sequence GTGGCGGCGGCTGAACCGGCCACGGAAGGCCAAGCATCGGAGGCGCCGGTAGCGGGCGTGGTCGACCGCAACATTGCCGCGCTGGTGCGGCGGCGCCAGCAGCAGAAGATATCGACCGGCCTGCAGGACCGGATTGCCGACGCCATTACCCGCTTTGCCGGCAGCATGAAGTTCGTGTACCTGCACCTGCTGATCTACGGGGGCTGGATCGTCATCAACCTGGGGTGGGTACCCATGGTGCGCGCATTCGACCCGACCTTCGTGGTGCTGGCCATGGTGGCGTCGGTCGAGGCCATCTTCATCTCCACCTTCGTGATGATCAGCCAGAACCGCATGGCGGCGCTGGCCGACCAGCGCGCCGACCTCGATCTTCAGATCAGCCTCTTGGGCGAGCACGAGATCACGAAGGTCATCACCCTGGTCACGGAGATCGCAAAGCGCATGGACATTCCGGCGGCGCACGACCCGGAGCTCGACGAGCTCCGCGAGAACGTTTCGCCGGAGCGGGTGCTCGACCGCATCGAGCGCCCTTCGAAAGAGCCCGGGCAGCCGGAGGGGTAG
- a CDS encoding sigma-54-dependent transcriptional regulator, producing the protein MGHTLIVEDDEDSARMIAALVAREGHTVMCAHSIAAARRLVAMQRPDLLLLDLHLPDGSGFDLLDDPEIVSDTMLVLMTGQASLETSIRALRIGAADYLVKPINPQHLKGLLSRLIAPSQLRAELDEVQELWRETGRFGHLIGRSQAMQRVYRQISRVAGTAVTVFIHGESGTGKELVARAVHDLSRRREQPFLAVNCGALSPHLVESEIFGHERGSFTGAERQHQGFFERAHGGTLFLDEVTEMPLELQVKLLRVLESGTFMRVGSTQVQQTDVRIIAATNRDAGEAVARGTMREDLLYRLNVFPIGLPPLRERGDDIALIATSFLQDLARQEGGSKHFTPGALARLAAHRWPGNVRELRNVVQRAWVMASGNEIDEEWLPAGDSAGAGPEPEATRGRALAPPPINGQRDAAVAPPEAGEDQIVIEVGTQLSEVERRVILATYERCGRHKERTAALLGISMKTLYNRLKEYQQ; encoded by the coding sequence TTGGGCCACACACTTATTGTTGAAGACGACGAAGATTCGGCGCGGATGATTGCCGCCCTGGTCGCGCGCGAGGGGCACACCGTGATGTGCGCGCACTCGATCGCCGCGGCGCGCCGCCTGGTTGCCATGCAGCGGCCCGATCTGCTGCTGCTCGACCTGCACCTGCCCGACGGAAGCGGCTTCGACCTGCTGGACGACCCCGAGATCGTGAGCGACACCATGCTGGTCCTCATGACGGGGCAGGCGAGCCTGGAGACTTCCATCAGGGCGCTGCGTATCGGCGCTGCCGACTACCTGGTAAAGCCGATCAATCCGCAGCACCTGAAGGGGCTGCTCTCACGCCTCATTGCTCCTTCGCAATTGCGCGCTGAACTCGACGAGGTGCAGGAGCTCTGGCGCGAGACCGGGCGCTTCGGCCACCTGATCGGCCGCTCGCAGGCCATGCAGCGCGTGTACCGGCAGATTTCGCGCGTGGCCGGCACCGCGGTGACCGTGTTCATCCACGGAGAAAGCGGCACCGGCAAGGAACTGGTGGCCCGCGCGGTGCACGACCTGAGCCGGCGGCGCGAGCAGCCGTTTCTTGCCGTGAACTGCGGTGCGCTGTCGCCGCACCTCGTCGAAAGCGAAATCTTCGGCCACGAGCGCGGCAGCTTTACCGGGGCGGAGCGCCAGCACCAGGGCTTCTTCGAGCGCGCGCATGGCGGCACGCTGTTTCTGGACGAGGTGACGGAAATGCCGCTCGAGCTGCAGGTAAAACTGCTGCGCGTGCTGGAGAGCGGCACCTTCATGCGGGTGGGCTCCACCCAGGTGCAGCAGACCGACGTGCGCATCATCGCGGCCACCAACCGCGACGCCGGCGAGGCGGTGGCGCGGGGCACCATGCGCGAAGACCTGCTGTATCGCCTCAACGTATTTCCAATCGGGCTGCCGCCCCTGCGCGAACGCGGCGACGACATCGCCCTCATTGCCACCAGCTTCCTGCAAGACCTGGCGCGCCAGGAAGGTGGCAGCAAGCACTTCACGCCGGGCGCGCTGGCGCGGCTGGCGGCGCACCGCTGGCCTGGCAATGTGCGCGAGCTGCGCAACGTGGTGCAGCGCGCATGGGTCATGGCGTCCGGCAACGAGATCGACGAGGAGTGGCTGCCCGCAGGGGACAGTGCGGGCGCCGGGCCCGAGCCCGAAGCAACGCGCGGCCGAGCGCTCGCGCCCCCTCCGATCAATGGCCAGCGGGATGCCGCTGTGGCACCTCCCGAGGCGGGGGAGGACCAGATCGTGATCGAAGTGGGCACGCAACTCTCGGAGGTAGAACGGCGCGTCATTCTTGCCACCTACGAGCGCTGCGGGCGCCACAAGGAGCGCACCGCCGCGCTGCTGGGCATCAGCATGAAGACGCTCTACAACCGGCTGAAGGAGTACCAGCAATGA
- the rpoN gene encoding RNA polymerase factor sigma-54, giving the protein MNTSIVLQARQVQAPIFSPRLQQAVRLLQMSSQEYAQALRDAAELNPFLEIEPLAQEGHESIAETVPAAADAAADIEAAAAFDRITAAPASGDRHLSHDESFDLMQRVPLPDSLRAHLHGQLGVLRISAREMAFARAVVEALDDDGYLRISLEEVGSALGETGADAERELRTALRRVQALDPAGVAARSVAECLCLQLEASPAHANESGTVIRQLARRILEAHIGLLATHDVGKLAKALDAAPQEVQCAIDCIRRLSPHPGWQFGETAARIVIPDVTVKKVRGTWRTSLNASALPRVKVNSAYAQLLEQHGEKHGTGQCAAMKECLEQARWMVGSVSQRASTILEVARAIVERQKMFFEHGPLAMKPLGLREIAEEVGVHPSTVSRTVHNKYMATPVGIFELQHFFSRGLEHAAGGASAPVALQGLIRELIAVEKPVAPLSDAALARQLAQQGFRIARRTVTKYRQSMNIDPFERRRVHGGELGAAA; this is encoded by the coding sequence ATGAACACGTCGATTGTTTTGCAGGCCCGCCAGGTGCAGGCCCCTATCTTTTCCCCCCGCCTGCAGCAGGCCGTTCGGCTGCTGCAGATGTCCTCGCAGGAGTACGCGCAGGCGCTGCGCGACGCAGCCGAGCTGAACCCGTTTCTCGAGATTGAACCGCTCGCGCAAGAAGGCCACGAATCCATCGCCGAAACCGTGCCGGCCGCGGCCGATGCTGCCGCCGACATCGAAGCGGCGGCGGCCTTCGACAGGATTACCGCGGCCCCGGCCTCGGGCGACAGGCACCTGTCGCATGACGAGAGCTTCGACCTGATGCAGCGCGTGCCGCTGCCGGATTCGCTGCGCGCCCACCTGCACGGGCAACTTGGCGTACTGCGCATTTCCGCGCGCGAAATGGCATTTGCGCGCGCCGTGGTCGAGGCGTTGGACGACGACGGCTACCTTCGCATTTCGCTCGAAGAGGTGGGCTCCGCGCTCGGAGAAACCGGCGCGGATGCGGAGCGCGAACTGCGCACGGCCCTGCGCCGCGTGCAGGCGCTCGACCCTGCGGGCGTGGCGGCGCGCAGCGTGGCCGAATGCCTTTGCCTGCAACTCGAGGCTTCTCCAGCGCATGCGAACGAATCGGGAACAGTCATCCGGCAACTCGCGCGCCGTATTCTCGAAGCGCACATCGGCCTGCTTGCCACTCATGACGTCGGCAAACTGGCCAAGGCGCTCGATGCGGCGCCGCAGGAAGTGCAGTGCGCAATCGATTGCATCCGGCGCCTGAGCCCGCACCCGGGCTGGCAATTCGGCGAGACGGCGGCGCGCATCGTGATACCCGACGTGACCGTGAAGAAGGTGCGCGGCACCTGGCGGACCTCGCTCAACGCCAGCGCCCTGCCCCGCGTGAAGGTGAACTCGGCCTACGCGCAACTGCTCGAGCAGCATGGCGAGAAACACGGCACCGGCCAGTGCGCCGCCATGAAGGAATGCCTGGAGCAAGCGCGCTGGATGGTGGGCAGCGTGTCGCAGCGCGCATCCACCATTCTGGAGGTGGCGCGCGCCATCGTCGAGCGGCAGAAGATGTTCTTCGAGCACGGCCCGCTCGCCATGAAGCCGCTCGGGCTGCGCGAAATTGCCGAAGAAGTGGGCGTGCATCCGTCCACCGTTTCGCGCACCGTGCACAACAAGTACATGGCCACGCCCGTCGGCATCTTCGAACTGCAGCACTTCTTCTCGCGCGGGCTCGAGCACGCCGCCGGGGGCGCGAGCGCGCCGGTGGCACTGCAGGGGCTCATCCGCGAGCTCATTGCCGTCGAAAAACCCGTGGCGCCGCTAAGCGATGCGGCGCTGGCACGCCAGTTGGCGCAGCAGGGCTTTCGCATTGCGCGCCGCACCGTCACCAAGTACCGCCAGAGCATGAACATCGACCCCTTCGAGCGCCGCCGCGTCCATGGGGGAGAACTGGGAGCTGCGGCCTAG
- a CDS encoding DUF4142 domain-containing protein — protein sequence MTIQSTAFRFGMAAVAACAFAATLPAAAQSASSRGDQATETRSAAGKSDQAGKPSKGDQRFMRDIAQANLAEIETGKLAQEKASKDEVKQFGKTMVDDHTKALSELQEIASKKGVELPTEPDAKHKATATALKALSGETFDKQYMSMAGLSDHKKTHEMLQKVQRNAADADLKAYAAKTLPVVHGHLTTAQGITGKK from the coding sequence ATGACCATCCAAAGCACTGCCTTCCGTTTCGGCATGGCCGCAGTGGCCGCTTGCGCATTTGCTGCGACTCTTCCCGCCGCCGCCCAGAGCGCGAGCTCGCGCGGCGACCAGGCCACGGAAACACGCAGCGCCGCCGGCAAGTCGGACCAGGCAGGCAAGCCGTCGAAGGGCGATCAGCGCTTTATGAGAGACATTGCGCAGGCCAATCTCGCCGAGATCGAAACCGGAAAGCTCGCCCAGGAGAAAGCCTCGAAGGACGAGGTGAAGCAGTTCGGCAAGACCATGGTCGACGACCACACCAAGGCGCTGAGCGAACTGCAGGAAATCGCATCGAAGAAAGGCGTGGAGCTGCCGACCGAGCCCGACGCCAAGCACAAGGCCACCGCAACCGCGCTGAAGGCCCTGAGCGGCGAAACCTTCGACAAGCAGTACATGTCGATGGCGGGCCTTTCCGACCACAAGAAGACGCATGAAATGCTGCAGAAGGTGCAGCGCAATGCGGCCGATGCGGACCTGAAGGCCTATGCAGCCAAGACGCTGCCCGTGGTTCACGGCCACCTGACGACGGCGCAGGGAATCACCGGCAAGAAGTAA